The Paenibacillus sp. FSL R7-0204 genome includes a region encoding these proteins:
- a CDS encoding sugar transferase, whose product MRPYLVVKRVVDWLIACVLIVLSSPFMIAAIIAVKISSRGPALFKQERPGKNCKIFTVYKFRTMSLETDVQGELLPDIQRMTKVGSFLRKTSIDELPQLFNILKGDMSFIGPRPLLVKYLEYYTPEQNRRHDVTPGISGWAQVNGRNTISWEEKFDYDVWYVDHINLKLDINIFWKTVKNVLIREGVNNSQTDTMPVFTGGNTIES is encoded by the coding sequence ATGAGGCCATATTTAGTAGTAAAGAGGGTTGTTGATTGGCTCATTGCATGTGTGCTTATTGTACTAAGTTCGCCCTTTATGATAGCAGCAATTATAGCTGTGAAGATTAGCTCAAGAGGGCCTGCTTTATTTAAGCAAGAACGCCCCGGAAAAAACTGCAAAATCTTCACGGTTTACAAGTTTAGGACAATGTCTCTAGAGACGGATGTGCAGGGGGAACTTTTGCCCGATATCCAAAGAATGACTAAGGTAGGTTCTTTTTTGCGTAAGACGAGCATTGACGAACTGCCCCAATTGTTTAACATTCTTAAGGGGGATATGAGCTTCATTGGACCGCGTCCTCTGTTAGTCAAATATCTTGAATATTATACACCTGAACAAAATCGTAGACATGACGTTACACCAGGGATATCAGGGTGGGCTCAAGTGAATGGAAGAAACACAATCAGCTGGGAAGAAAAGTTCGACTATGATGTTTGGTATGTTGATCATATTAATTTAAAACTTGATATAAATATTTTCTGGAAAACGGTTAAGAATGTTTTGATTAGAGAAGGGGTTAACAACTCTCAGACAGATACGATGCCAGTCTTTACGGGTGGCAATACAATTGAAAGCTGA
- a CDS encoding acetyltransferase has protein sequence MGNLLILGAGGHGKVIAETAMLTGLWDEIAFLDNDSTLNRVIGIPVIGGFDTYPNHKETYSNAIVAIGNNYNRLIWLATLEQAGYKIPVIIHPSSILSEFCEIEPGTVVLAGVVVNADARIAKGCILNTSSTIDHDCVIGNGVHISPGTNISGTVTINDFSWLGVGSKVVNNITIGSNVIVAAGAVVINDIPDSVMVAGVPAQIKKCFGDEM, from the coding sequence TTGGGAAACTTATTGATCTTGGGGGCTGGAGGACATGGTAAGGTTATCGCAGAAACGGCTATGCTTACTGGTCTATGGGACGAGATAGCCTTTTTGGACAATGATAGTACTCTTAACAGGGTGATAGGGATTCCTGTTATTGGAGGTTTCGATACTTATCCTAACCATAAAGAGACATATTCTAACGCGATCGTTGCCATCGGGAATAATTACAATAGGTTGATTTGGCTGGCTACACTTGAACAAGCGGGCTACAAAATCCCTGTAATAATTCATCCCTCCAGCATATTAAGTGAATTCTGTGAAATTGAGCCCGGTACTGTAGTTCTCGCTGGTGTTGTGGTCAATGCAGATGCTAGAATCGCAAAGGGATGCATCCTTAATACTTCAAGTACGATTGATCATGATTGTGTGATTGGGAATGGGGTTCATATTTCTCCTGGCACCAATATTAGCGGTACAGTTACAATTAATGATTTCTCTTGGCTAGGTGTAGGGTCGAAGGTTGTAAATAATATCACTATAGGCTCGAATGTGATTGTGGCCGCTGGCGCTGTAGTAATTAATGATATTCCTGATAGTGTAATGGTAGCAGGTGTACCAGCACAAATAAAAAAATGTTTTGGAGATGAAATGTAA
- a CDS encoding DegT/DnrJ/EryC1/StrS family aminotransferase has protein sequence MQERIYLSPPHMSGNEMKYIQEAFDSNWIAPLGTNVDKFEEEICDYVGMEHGLALSSGTAGIHLALKYFGVGPGDYVFCSDLTFAGSCNPILYQYANPVFIDSEPETWNMSPVALEKAFEWALKEDKMPKAIIIVDLYGQSADYDQLLPLCRKYGVPVIEDAAEALGATYKGKKCGTFGDINIFSFNGNKIITTSGGGMIVSNDEAAIKKMRFWATQSREPEKHYEHKEIGYNYRMSNICAGIGRGQLEVLEKRIESKRKIRYLYEEKLKGLPIVFLPVTKDSSSNYWLTVVLIKKESQVRPNDIIGFLEENNIESRPVWKPMSLQPIFKKYECFKGFEADLGEKVFEDGICLPSGSDLSEAQIGLVIKLLLKLFKSI, from the coding sequence ATGCAGGAGCGTATATATTTGTCACCTCCACATATGAGTGGAAATGAAATGAAATACATACAGGAGGCATTCGATAGTAACTGGATTGCTCCTTTAGGCACTAACGTTGATAAGTTCGAAGAAGAGATTTGCGACTATGTTGGCATGGAGCATGGGCTTGCCTTGTCATCAGGTACAGCAGGAATTCACCTGGCACTGAAATACTTTGGTGTAGGTCCTGGTGATTATGTCTTCTGTTCAGATTTAACCTTTGCAGGAAGTTGTAATCCGATTCTTTACCAGTACGCGAATCCAGTATTCATTGATTCCGAACCGGAAACTTGGAATATGTCACCTGTAGCTTTAGAAAAAGCATTTGAATGGGCCTTAAAGGAAGATAAAATGCCCAAAGCTATAATTATCGTAGATCTTTATGGACAAAGCGCGGACTACGATCAACTTTTGCCTTTATGCAGGAAATATGGTGTACCAGTAATTGAAGATGCAGCAGAAGCGCTGGGTGCCACCTATAAAGGGAAAAAGTGTGGTACATTTGGTGACATTAATATTTTTTCATTTAATGGAAATAAAATCATTACTACCTCTGGTGGAGGAATGATTGTTTCAAACGATGAGGCTGCAATTAAGAAAATGCGTTTTTGGGCTACACAGTCGAGAGAACCAGAAAAACATTATGAACATAAGGAAATTGGATATAATTATCGGATGTCTAATATTTGTGCAGGAATAGGCAGAGGACAATTAGAAGTTCTAGAAAAACGCATAGAATCCAAAAGAAAGATAAGATATTTATATGAAGAAAAGCTCAAGGGACTACCAATTGTATTCCTACCAGTTACAAAAGACAGTTCTTCAAATTATTGGCTCACAGTTGTATTAATTAAAAAAGAGAGCCAGGTTAGGCCCAATGATATAATCGGATTTTTAGAAGAAAACAATATCGAATCAAGACCCGTTTGGAAACCAATGAGTCTTCAACCTATTTTTAAAAAATATGAGTGTTTTAAGGGATTTGAAGCTGATTTAGGAGAAAAAGTTTTTGAAGATGGTATTTGTTTGCCTTCTGGAAGTGACTTAAGTGAAGCCCAAATAGGTTTAGTTATTAAACTTCTTCTTAAGTTGTTTAAAAGTATTTAG
- a CDS encoding glycosyltransferase family 4 protein: MTKDILLVAHFFGDLGTSENNRFSYIANMLSKSQYNIEVVTSDFSHNTKKKKDILKESLNYKIKYIAEPSYLKNVSLNRFSSHFVMGRRLRKYLQSRKKPDLIYCAVPSLDVARVVTKYAKKHEIHLVLDIQDLWPEAFEMIFNVPILKKIFFLPMQMRANFIYKSADEIIAVSNTYVERAMRVNKKSNRPYCVYLGTELKTFDRLAEKNKIINKPENEFWLVYVGTLGHSYDLTCVIDAVSILKHQGIENIKFKVLGDGPLKHRFEAYAKEKKIAADFLGRLNYGAMTGILIECDIAVNPISPRAAQSIINKHGDYAAAGLPVLNTQESLEYKKLVDDYKMGINCNNNDPDDLAAKLKELYENDELRKVMGLNSRRLAEEKFDRAQTYPIILEAINKGG; this comes from the coding sequence GTGACAAAAGATATACTTCTAGTTGCACATTTTTTTGGCGATTTAGGCACCAGTGAAAATAATCGTTTTAGTTATATTGCCAATATGTTATCAAAATCTCAGTATAATATTGAAGTTGTAACTTCGGATTTTTCCCATAACACAAAAAAGAAAAAAGATATTTTAAAAGAAAGTTTGAATTATAAAATAAAATACATTGCCGAACCAAGTTACTTGAAAAATGTATCATTAAATAGATTCAGTAGTCATTTTGTGATGGGAAGAAGACTGAGGAAGTATTTACAATCGCGTAAAAAGCCGGATTTAATATATTGTGCTGTTCCTTCACTAGATGTGGCTAGAGTTGTAACCAAGTACGCAAAAAAGCATGAGATTCATTTAGTCCTTGATATTCAAGATTTATGGCCCGAAGCATTTGAAATGATTTTTAATGTACCTATATTGAAAAAAATATTTTTCTTACCAATGCAAATGAGAGCAAACTTTATTTATAAATCTGCTGATGAAATTATTGCAGTATCAAATACTTACGTGGAAAGAGCTATGAGAGTTAACAAAAAATCTAATAGGCCTTATTGTGTATATTTAGGTACTGAATTAAAGACATTTGATAGGTTAGCTGAAAAAAATAAAATAATTAATAAACCGGAGAATGAGTTTTGGCTTGTGTATGTTGGTACTTTGGGACATAGTTATGACTTAACCTGCGTAATCGATGCGGTATCTATACTTAAACATCAGGGTATAGAAAATATTAAATTTAAAGTTTTAGGGGATGGTCCGCTTAAGCATAGGTTTGAAGCATATGCAAAAGAAAAGAAGATTGCAGCTGATTTCCTAGGAAGACTTAATTATGGTGCTATGACTGGCATATTAATAGAATGTGATATTGCTGTCAATCCTATTAGTCCAAGAGCGGCTCAGAGTATAATAAATAAACATGGTGATTATGCTGCTGCTGGTCTCCCCGTACTAAATACTCAAGAGTCTTTGGAATATAAGAAATTAGTCGATGATTATAAAATGGGGATTAATTGTAATAACAATGATCCAGATGATTTGGCCGCAAAACTAAAAGAATTATATGAAAATGATGAATTAAGAAAGGTAATGGGACTGAATAGTCGGAGGTTAGCCGAAGAAAAATTTGATAGAGCACAAACTTATCCAATCATCCTTGAGGCAATTAACAAGGGGGGATGA
- a CDS encoding polysaccharide biosynthesis protein, translating into MVKKEELDMFKDKTLLITGGTGSFGNEVLQRFLNTDIKEIRIFSRDEKKQDDMRRHYQNDKIKYYIGDVRDLQSLKSALSGVDYVFQAAALKQVPSCEFFPMEAVKTNIVGTENVLTACIDSGVKKVICLSTDKAAYPVNAMGISKALMEKVFVAKSRTVLPDKTLICGTRYGNVLYSRGSVLPLFVEQIKSGKPLTVTESLMTRFIMSLEEAMELVMFAFENAETGDILIQKAPSCYIGDLAQAIKELFQVDNEIKIIGTRHGEKMYEVLMTREEAAKASDMGEYYRIPADNRDLNYEKYLENGSSEITVAEEYTSSNTKILTVEEIKKRLLEIDEIKIELAAWEGR; encoded by the coding sequence ATTGTAAAGAAAGAGGAACTTGATATGTTTAAAGATAAAACTTTGTTAATTACTGGTGGTACAGGAAGCTTTGGAAATGAAGTGCTTCAACGTTTTCTAAACACTGACATAAAAGAAATAAGAATTTTTTCAAGAGATGAAAAAAAACAAGATGATATGCGCAGACACTATCAAAATGATAAGATTAAATACTACATAGGGGATGTACGGGATTTACAAAGTTTGAAGAGTGCATTGTCAGGTGTTGATTATGTTTTTCAAGCTGCAGCATTAAAACAGGTGCCAAGTTGCGAATTTTTTCCTATGGAAGCTGTTAAAACTAATATTGTTGGTACAGAAAATGTACTAACTGCATGTATTGACTCAGGAGTGAAAAAAGTTATTTGCCTTTCAACTGATAAAGCAGCCTATCCAGTAAATGCGATGGGGATTTCTAAGGCTTTAATGGAGAAAGTATTCGTAGCTAAATCCAGAACAGTATTACCAGATAAAACTCTTATCTGCGGTACTAGATATGGAAATGTACTCTACTCAAGAGGATCAGTTCTTCCTTTATTTGTAGAACAAATAAAAAGTGGAAAACCGTTAACTGTTACTGAATCTTTGATGACTCGTTTCATTATGAGTCTTGAAGAAGCAATGGAGTTAGTAATGTTTGCGTTTGAAAATGCGGAAACAGGAGATATATTAATACAAAAAGCTCCTTCTTGTTATATTGGCGATCTTGCACAAGCTATTAAAGAATTATTTCAAGTTGATAATGAAATAAAAATTATTGGAACTCGACATGGCGAGAAAATGTATGAAGTGTTGATGACTAGAGAAGAAGCAGCTAAGGCTAGTGATATGGGAGAATATTATCGTATTCCTGCCGATAATAGAGATTTGAATTATGAAAAATATCTAGAAAATGGTTCATCCGAAATTACTGTAGCAGAAGAATATACTTCAAGTAATACAAAAATACTTACAGTTGAAGAGATAAAAAAAAGACTCCTAGAAATCGATGAGATTAAAATAGAATTAGCAGCATGGGAGGGGAGATAG
- a CDS encoding NAD-dependent epimerase/dehydratase family protein → MKILITGSNGFIGKNLVAELKKESCNQIFECTRENFNEEIDFFCKECDVIFHLAGIQRPENNDEFMKGNYETTVLILEKLKKYNNRSPIILASSIQAELDNIYGISKKASENELINYNQETGVAVYIYRLTNIFGKWGKPNFNSAVTTFCYNVAHKLPLTVNDPSTEMRLIYIDDVIKEFLRAINGEVTSIDGFCYIEPIYRKSLGKIVNLLGDFKKNRDIEQKQLFEDEFSRKLYITYLSYVP, encoded by the coding sequence TTGAAGATACTAATTACTGGTTCCAATGGTTTTATAGGGAAAAATCTTGTAGCTGAATTAAAAAAAGAAAGTTGTAATCAGATATTTGAATGTACACGTGAAAATTTCAATGAAGAAATTGATTTTTTTTGCAAAGAATGTGATGTGATCTTTCACTTAGCTGGTATTCAAAGACCGGAAAATAATGATGAATTTATGAAGGGGAATTATGAAACGACAGTTTTAATACTTGAAAAATTGAAAAAATATAATAATAGGAGCCCAATAATACTTGCGTCATCTATTCAAGCTGAATTAGATAATATATATGGTATCAGTAAGAAAGCAAGTGAAAATGAATTAATTAATTATAATCAAGAAACTGGTGTTGCCGTATATATCTATCGGCTGACTAATATATTTGGTAAATGGGGGAAACCAAATTTTAATAGTGCAGTTACTACTTTTTGTTATAACGTTGCACATAAGTTACCCTTAACAGTTAACGATCCTTCAACTGAGATGCGTCTTATATATATAGATGATGTTATAAAGGAATTCTTAAGAGCTATAAATGGAGAAGTTACTTCAATAGACGGATTTTGTTACATTGAACCTATATACAGAAAAAGCTTGGGGAAAATTGTGAATTTATTAGGTGATTTTAAGAAAAATAGAGATATAGAGCAAAAACAATTATTCGAAGATGAATTTTCACGAAAACTATATATAACATATTTGAGTTATGTACCATGA
- a CDS encoding glycosyltransferase family 2 protein, whose product MIGIIILNYINWEDTIRCIESIFVNEKKTLYHIYVVDNASPNRMNRDVENFLLVQNRITFIQRETNDGYSAGNNSGIKMALSDGCQEILIVNNDVLLKNNSIYNLQEFLKLNKEVGIVGPKIFLANGQLQMINMGIKTGLKEKYMYLLRKTIFSSFVKNFIRKFCALDQDLTKPFEVHSVSGCCFMMSEKCAHDITPFDEETFLYQEELIIGIKMEEKGYKTVYYPSSEVTHVHGQSTKHIKAFSYICLVESEIYYFRKYLKTSKTALFPLYIIRTAKYITLCLIHQNFRTNIKLYFQSTLKKMFRNYSI is encoded by the coding sequence ATGATAGGAATAATAATTCTTAATTATATAAATTGGGAAGATACTATTAGATGTATTGAGAGTATTTTTGTGAACGAAAAAAAGACTTTATACCATATATATGTGGTGGATAATGCTTCACCTAATAGGATGAATAGAGATGTAGAAAACTTTCTATTAGTGCAAAATAGAATTACGTTTATTCAAAGAGAAACAAATGATGGATATTCTGCGGGTAATAATAGTGGAATAAAGATGGCTCTTTCAGATGGCTGTCAAGAAATATTAATAGTAAATAATGATGTGTTATTAAAAAACAATAGTATTTATAATTTACAAGAATTCTTGAAACTTAATAAGGAAGTTGGTATTGTAGGCCCTAAAATTTTTCTGGCTAATGGTCAATTACAAATGATTAATATGGGAATAAAAACGGGATTAAAAGAAAAATATATGTATTTACTTAGGAAAACTATATTTTCAAGTTTTGTGAAGAATTTCATAAGAAAGTTTTGTGCTTTAGATCAAGATTTAACCAAACCATTTGAGGTTCATTCTGTATCTGGATGTTGTTTTATGATGAGTGAAAAATGTGCTCATGATATTACTCCTTTTGATGAAGAAACTTTTTTATACCAAGAAGAGTTGATTATTGGAATTAAGATGGAGGAAAAAGGTTATAAAACCGTTTATTACCCTAGCAGTGAAGTCACACATGTTCATGGTCAGAGTACTAAGCATATTAAGGCATTCTCATATATTTGTTTAGTTGAGAGTGAAATTTACTACTTTAGAAAATATCTAAAAACGTCAAAAACTGCATTATTCCCACTATATATTATAAGAACAGCCAAGTACATTACTTTGTGTCTAATACACCAGAACTTCAGAACCAATATTAAGTTATATTTTCAAAGTACACTAAAAAAAATGTTTCGGAATTATTCAATTTAA